One Methylosarcina fibrata AML-C10 DNA segment encodes these proteins:
- a CDS encoding tetratricopeptide repeat protein encodes MKRGLFYLVPLLTLYCHTVKAGTFEEAMTLYEKGQFEQAAQMFRPLAEKGNSAAQDNLGQMYQQGEGVSQDYQAALKWYRLSASRGNAVAQYHLGQLYEQGLGVNQSYVRAHMWYNLAAAQNLNVAKSNRDYLAQQMMPEQIIEAQALARECKAAHYQNCD; translated from the coding sequence ATGAAAAGAGGATTATTCTATCTTGTTCCGCTTCTGACGCTTTACTGTCATACGGTAAAAGCGGGTACTTTCGAAGAAGCGATGACATTATATGAAAAGGGACAATTCGAACAGGCCGCCCAGATGTTCCGCCCCCTGGCCGAGAAGGGCAATTCGGCGGCTCAAGACAATCTTGGCCAGATGTATCAGCAAGGCGAAGGCGTCTCCCAGGATTATCAGGCAGCGCTCAAATGGTATCGCCTCAGCGCAAGCCGTGGCAATGCCGTGGCCCAATATCATCTTGGGCAACTGTATGAACAGGGGCTGGGCGTCAATCAGAGCTATGTGCGTGCGCATATGTGGTACAACCTGGCTGCGGCGCAGAATTTAAACGTGGCTAAAAGCAATCGGGATTATCTGGCTCAACAGATGATGCCCGAGCAAATCATCGAAGCGCAGGCATTGGCGCGAGAATGCAAGGCGGCCCATTATCAAAACTGCGATTAA
- a CDS encoding SpoVR family protein, with translation MTNKPLSETSEWTFELIEKYHKEIARIAGNFGLDTYPVQLEIITAEQMMDAYAAVGMPIVYSHWSFGKEFVMNEARYKKGQMGLAYEIVINSNPCIAYLMEENSMTMQALVIAHAAYGHNSFFKNNYLFTTWTSADSIIDYLVFAKNYIAQCEERYGEQQVEEILDSCHALRNYGVDRYKRPSRLSLQDEEARQKAREEYMQSQVNELWRTIPAKAVAPSDKKDFQFPKEPQENILYFLEKNAPFLEPWQREIVRIVRKIAQYFYPQRQTQVMNEGWATFWHYTLLNQLYAEGLVTDGFMIEFLQSHTNVVYQPPFHSKHYSGINPYALGFAMMSDIRRICEDPTEEDRRWFPDIAGSDWNKTLHFAMQNFKDESFIGQYLSPKVIRDFKLFSIFDDYEKSDVEVTSIHNDNGYQYIRNILSEQYNLGSNEPNIQIYDVDLKGDRTLTLRHTQHHRMPLDKSINEVLKHVVRLWGFDVCLETVNENNSVVQVYECRH, from the coding sequence ATGACCAACAAACCTCTATCAGAAACCTCCGAATGGACTTTTGAGCTGATAGAAAAATACCATAAGGAAATCGCCCGCATCGCCGGAAATTTCGGCCTGGACACGTATCCCGTGCAGCTCGAAATCATCACGGCCGAACAAATGATGGATGCCTATGCCGCGGTCGGCATGCCGATCGTTTACAGCCACTGGTCGTTTGGCAAGGAATTCGTCATGAACGAAGCCCGCTATAAGAAGGGACAAATGGGCCTGGCCTACGAAATCGTGATCAACTCGAATCCGTGCATCGCCTATCTAATGGAAGAAAACAGCATGACGATGCAGGCCCTGGTCATCGCCCATGCCGCTTACGGGCATAATTCGTTTTTCAAAAACAATTATTTATTCACTACCTGGACCAGCGCGGACTCCATTATCGATTATCTGGTGTTTGCCAAAAACTACATCGCGCAATGCGAAGAGCGCTATGGAGAGCAGCAGGTCGAGGAAATTCTCGATTCCTGCCATGCCTTGAGAAACTACGGCGTGGACCGATACAAACGCCCTTCCCGCTTGTCGCTTCAGGACGAGGAAGCCCGGCAGAAGGCGCGCGAAGAATACATGCAATCCCAGGTCAACGAATTATGGCGGACGATTCCGGCGAAAGCCGTCGCCCCGAGCGACAAGAAAGACTTTCAGTTTCCGAAGGAGCCGCAGGAAAACATTCTGTATTTCCTGGAAAAAAACGCGCCTTTCCTCGAGCCCTGGCAACGGGAAATCGTCCGGATCGTGCGGAAAATTGCCCAGTATTTTTATCCGCAGCGGCAAACGCAGGTGATGAACGAAGGCTGGGCCACTTTCTGGCATTACACGCTGCTGAACCAGTTGTATGCGGAAGGTCTGGTCACGGACGGCTTCATGATCGAATTCCTGCAGTCGCACACGAACGTCGTCTATCAACCGCCGTTCCATAGCAAACATTATTCCGGCATCAACCCTTACGCTCTCGGTTTCGCGATGATGTCCGACATTCGCCGCATCTGCGAAGATCCGACCGAGGAAGACCGGCGCTGGTTTCCGGACATCGCCGGCAGCGACTGGAATAAAACCCTGCATTTCGCGATGCAGAATTTCAAGGACGAAAGCTTCATCGGCCAGTACCTGTCGCCCAAAGTCATCCGTGACTTCAAACTGTTCTCGATTTTCGACGATTACGAGAAAAGCGACGTCGAAGTTACTTCCATCCACAACGACAACGGCTATCAATACATCCGGAACATTCTATCCGAGCAGTACAATCTGGGCAGCAACGAACCCAACATCCAGATTTACGACGTCGATCTGAAAGGAGACCGGACGCTGACCTTGCGGCACACGCAACATCACCGCATGCCGCTGGATAAAAGCATCAATGAAGTGTTGAAGCACGTCGTCAGGCTTTGGGGCTTCGACGTGTGCCTTGAAACGGTCAACGAGAACAACTCGGTTGTTCAAGTCTATGAGTGCAGGCATTAG
- a CDS encoding YeaH/YhbH family protein, with product MVQIVDRRLNGKNKSAVNRRKFIHRFRSQIKKAVAEAVNKRSVTDLDKGEKISIPAKDTSEPFFHHGQGGFRERVHPGNKEFQQGDKIAKPQGGGSAQGNQASDSGEGQDEFVFELTREEFLNFFFEDLELPNLVKTQLAAINETKKIRAGHTSDGIPTNINVIRSLRNALGRRIALRAPYSESLIAAEKQLEELLKIYKETDIPVILLRKEIEELKKKIAHIPFIDTFDLRYDNRIDRPKSITQAVMFCIMDVSGSMGADKKDIAKRFFMLLYLFLTKTYERIQVVFISHHTEAREVDEETFFYSRETGGTVVSSALNLMSDVIQQRFPTSEWNIYAAQASDGDNWENDSKQCTHILSEKIMPYVQYYAYIEITEGRHQILWYEYTSLKEQWSNFAMQGIETVKDIYPVFRKLFEKKSA from the coding sequence GTGGTACAAATCGTAGACCGACGTCTGAACGGGAAAAACAAAAGCGCCGTCAATCGGCGGAAATTCATCCACCGTTTTCGCTCGCAAATTAAAAAAGCGGTGGCGGAAGCGGTCAACAAGCGCAGCGTCACGGATCTGGATAAAGGCGAAAAAATCTCCATTCCGGCCAAAGACACTTCCGAACCTTTTTTTCATCATGGCCAAGGGGGATTCCGGGAGCGCGTTCATCCCGGCAACAAAGAATTCCAACAGGGCGATAAAATCGCCAAGCCTCAGGGAGGAGGCTCCGCGCAAGGCAATCAGGCCTCGGACAGCGGCGAAGGTCAGGATGAATTTGTCTTCGAATTGACGCGCGAAGAGTTTCTCAACTTCTTCTTCGAGGATCTTGAGCTGCCCAATCTGGTGAAGACCCAACTCGCGGCAATCAATGAAACCAAAAAAATCCGGGCCGGACATACCAGCGACGGCATTCCGACCAACATCAACGTCATCCGGTCGCTGAGAAACGCGTTGGGGCGAAGGATCGCCCTGCGCGCGCCCTACAGCGAAAGTTTGATCGCAGCCGAAAAACAACTGGAGGAACTGCTCAAAATCTATAAGGAAACGGATATCCCCGTCATCCTGCTGCGTAAGGAAATCGAAGAGCTCAAGAAAAAAATCGCCCATATCCCGTTTATCGATACCTTCGATCTGAGATACGATAACCGTATCGACCGGCCCAAGTCGATTACTCAGGCCGTCATGTTTTGCATCATGGACGTCTCCGGATCGATGGGAGCCGATAAAAAAGACATCGCCAAACGCTTTTTCATGCTGCTGTATCTTTTTCTTACCAAGACTTACGAAAGAATCCAGGTTGTTTTCATCTCCCACCATACCGAGGCCCGCGAAGTGGATGAGGAAACCTTCTTTTATTCCAGGGAAACCGGAGGCACGGTCGTTTCCAGCGCGCTCAATCTAATGAGCGACGTCATTCAGCAACGCTTTCCGACCTCGGAATGGAACATTTACGCCGCTCAGGCTTCGGACGGAGATAACTGGGAGAACGATTCGAAACAGTGCACTCACATCCTGTCCGAAAAAATCATGCCTTACGTGCAATATTATGCTTATATCGAAATTACCGAAGGCCGGCATCAGATCCTCTGGTACGAATACACCTCGCTCAAGGAGCAATGGAGTAATTTCGCCATGCAAGGGATTGAAACAGTAAAAGACATTTATCCGGTATTCCGCAAACTATTCGAGAAAAAATCCGCATGA
- a CDS encoding PrkA family serine protein kinase translates to MSIFEHYRSKFDELKEEELTLQEYLDLCRKDPLAYASPAERMLHAIGEPELLDTHNDPRLSRLFLNKVIKIYPAFREFYGMEDVIEQIVSFFKHAAQGLEEKKQILYLLGPVGGGKSSLAEKLKSLMEKTPFYAIKDSPVFESPLGLFNVYEDGDILEKDYGIPKRYLNTIMSPWATKRLYEYNGDIRQFKVVKLRPSILKQIAVTKTEPGDENNQDISSLVGKVDIRKLEKYSQDDPDAYSYSGGLCRANQGLLEFVEMFKAPIKVLHPLLTATQEGNYKGTEGFPAIPFQGVILAHSNESEWQAFKNNKNNEAFLDRIYIVKVPYCLRVSEEIKIYKKLLENSSLYAAPCAPGTLKMMAQFAVLSRLKEPENSNIFSKMRIYNGENLKDTDPHAKSFQEYRDYAGVDEGMTGLSTRFAFKILSKVFNFDNTEVAANPVHLLYVLEQQIEREQFSADVEEKYLSYLKGYLTQRYIDFIGKEIQTAYLQSYSEYGQNIFDRYVTYADYWIQDTNYRDPDTGEMFDRGALNDELEKIEKPAGISNPKDFRNEIVNFVLRARAKHEGKNPAWTSYEKLRVVIEKKMFSTTEDLLPVISFNAKASPDDQKKHEEFIDRMVEKGYTEKQVRLLSEWYLRVRKSS, encoded by the coding sequence ATGAGTATATTTGAGCACTATAGATCGAAATTCGACGAACTGAAGGAAGAGGAGCTGACGCTTCAGGAATACCTGGACTTATGCAGAAAAGATCCTCTTGCCTATGCGAGTCCGGCCGAGCGTATGCTTCATGCGATAGGCGAGCCGGAATTGTTGGATACGCACAATGACCCCCGGCTCAGCAGACTGTTCTTGAACAAGGTCATTAAAATTTATCCTGCATTTCGCGAATTTTACGGAATGGAGGACGTTATCGAACAAATCGTCTCCTTTTTCAAACACGCCGCCCAGGGTCTGGAAGAAAAAAAGCAGATTCTTTATCTGCTGGGTCCGGTCGGCGGCGGCAAATCGTCGCTGGCGGAAAAATTGAAGTCGCTGATGGAAAAGACGCCTTTTTACGCGATCAAGGATTCCCCCGTGTTCGAATCTCCGCTGGGTTTGTTCAATGTCTACGAAGACGGCGACATTCTGGAGAAGGATTACGGGATACCCAAGCGGTATCTGAACACCATCATGTCGCCTTGGGCGACCAAGCGCCTTTACGAATACAACGGCGACATCCGGCAATTCAAGGTAGTCAAGCTGCGGCCGTCGATATTGAAGCAGATTGCCGTTACCAAAACGGAACCGGGCGACGAAAACAATCAGGACATTTCCTCGCTGGTCGGCAAGGTGGACATTCGCAAACTGGAAAAATATTCGCAGGACGATCCGGACGCGTACAGCTATTCCGGCGGCCTGTGCCGGGCCAACCAGGGCTTGCTCGAATTCGTGGAAATGTTCAAGGCGCCCATTAAAGTACTGCATCCCTTGCTGACCGCCACGCAGGAAGGCAACTACAAAGGCACCGAGGGATTTCCGGCGATTCCGTTTCAAGGAGTTATTCTCGCGCACTCCAACGAATCGGAATGGCAGGCGTTCAAAAACAATAAAAACAACGAAGCCTTTCTCGACCGGATTTACATCGTTAAAGTGCCTTACTGCCTGAGGGTGTCCGAAGAGATCAAAATTTACAAAAAACTGCTGGAGAACAGCTCCCTCTATGCGGCGCCTTGCGCTCCGGGCACGTTGAAAATGATGGCGCAATTTGCGGTGTTGTCGCGTTTGAAAGAACCGGAAAATTCCAACATCTTTTCCAAGATGAGGATCTATAACGGGGAAAATCTGAAAGACACCGACCCTCATGCCAAGTCGTTTCAGGAATACCGGGACTATGCCGGCGTCGACGAAGGCATGACCGGCTTGTCGACCCGTTTTGCCTTCAAGATTCTGTCCAAGGTCTTCAACTTCGACAACACCGAAGTGGCGGCCAATCCGGTGCATCTGTTGTACGTGCTGGAGCAGCAGATCGAACGCGAGCAATTTTCCGCCGACGTCGAGGAAAAATATTTGTCGTATCTGAAAGGCTATTTAACCCAGCGTTACATCGATTTCATCGGCAAGGAAATCCAGACCGCCTATCTGCAATCCTATTCCGAATACGGACAGAACATCTTCGACCGCTACGTCACTTATGCCGACTACTGGATCCAGGATACCAATTACCGCGATCCGGATACCGGCGAAATGTTCGACCGGGGCGCGCTGAACGACGAGCTGGAAAAGATCGAAAAGCCGGCCGGCATTAGTAATCCCAAGGATTTCCGCAACGAGATCGTCAATTTTGTGCTGCGCGCCCGCGCAAAACACGAAGGCAAGAATCCGGCCTGGACCAGCTATGAAAAGCTGCGGGTCGTGATCGAAAAGAAAATGTTTTCCACGACGGAAGATTTATTGCCCGTGATTTCCTTTAACGCCAAAGCGTCTCCCGACGATCAGAAAAAGCACGAGGAATTCATCGACCGCATGGTGGAAAAAGGCTATACCGAAAAACAGGTGCGTTTACTCAGCGAATGGTATCTGAGAGTACGCAAATCCTCTTAA